In Panthera uncia isolate 11264 chromosome B4, Puncia_PCG_1.0, whole genome shotgun sequence, one genomic interval encodes:
- the M6PR gene encoding cation-dependent mannose-6-phosphate receptor isoform X3: protein MFPFCSCWRTGLLLPLLLAVAVRESWQTEEKTCDLVGDKGRESETELALLKRLQPLYNKSFESTVGQGPDTYIYMFRVCREAGNRTSGAGLVQINKSNGKETVVGRLNETHIFNGSNWIMLTYKGGDEYDRHCGMEQRRAVVMISCNRHTLADNFNPVSEERGKVQDCFYLFEMDSSLACAPETSRLSVGSILLVTFASLVAVYVIGGFLYQRLVVGAKGMEQFPHLAFWQDLGNLVADGCDFVCRSKPRNVPAAYRGVGDDQLGEESEERDDHLLPM, encoded by the exons ATGTTCCCCTTCTGCAGCTGCTGGAGGACTGGACTGCTCCTGCCACTGCTCCTGGCTGTGGCAGTAAGAGAATCCTGGCAGACAGAAGAAAAAACCTGTGACCTGGTGGGAGACAAGGgtagagagtcagagacagagttGGCTCTACTGAAGAGGCTGCAACCACTGTATAACAAAAG CTTTGAGAGCACTGTGGGCCAGGGCCCAGATACATATATCTACATGTTCAGGGTGTGCCGAGAAGCTGGCAACCGTACCTCTGGGGCAGGCCTGGTGCAGATCAACAAAAGTAACGGCAAGGAGACAGTGGTAGGGAGACTCAACGAGACCCACATCTTCAATGGAA GTAATTGGATCATGCTGACCTATAAAGGGGGTGATGAATACGACAGACACTGTGGCATGGAGCAGCGTCGTGCAGTGGTGATGATCTCCTGCAATCGACACACCCTAGCG GACAATTTTAACCCTGTGTCTGAGGAGCGAGGCAAAGTCCAAGATTGTTTCTACCTCTTCGAGATGGACAGCAGCCTGGCCTGTGCCCCGGAGACCTCCCGCCTCAGTGTGGGTTCTATCTTACTAGTCAC GTTTGCATCACTGGTCGCAGTCTACGTCATCGGGGGGTTCCTATACCAGCGACTGGTGGTGGGAGCCAAGGGAATGGAGCAGTTTCCTCACCTCGCCTTCTGGCAAGATCTTGGCAACCTGGTAGCA GATGGTTGTGACTTTGTGTGCCGTTCTAAACCCCGAAATGTGCCTGCTGCGTATCGTGGTGTGGGGGATGATCAGCTGGGGGAAGAGTCAGAAGAAAGGGATGATCATTTATTACCAATGTGA